A single genomic interval of bacterium harbors:
- a CDS encoding T9SS type A sorting domain-containing protein, which produces MPHTASLFRLRRLPLLLLCAFLIPAALSGQIVLEWQHPAPQGNMLLSMQSSPSGVVIATGRYGTVLRSTDAGQSWRNTMYGLTDDVISADVSRDDHFWCVADNGILLESTDGGLFWKDRQSITTMGLNDIAQVGAQTVVACGDGGTIIRSTDDGATWNTVFSGVNVFLNAITFADESHGWIVGESGTALFSSDAGASWESRKINPPEDLFDIVFSDASNGWICGTRGSVYHTVNGGFRWEKQQTGVSRHLNGIHLLPPSELYIGGDGGTLLRTSDSGVNWTQLPVLLPESVIEGVTSASGTLLAGGEFGHMLRCTDGGFSWSVMNPETRRSANWTSFATENDGWCFGEYGMIIHTSDGGASWREETALLGNSLYGGKAVSAAEAWCVGEAGVILHTSDGGNTWTQQENAFTNILLAVDFVSPSVGWAVGELGIVLKTTDGGSSWVRQESGTQDYLFGLDAVSEQHVVVAADGGRLHTTFDGGSDWSMQQSPVQSTLYWPSFVSDAEGWVVGEVGTILHTTDAGASWTKQNSGVSTAVYVVSTPTRNALWAIGDDGLVLQSTDAGANWIRHYARTGYDLFGLDFISPHRGWISGDYATVLTWNDASTGINDRPAPESSLVRALYPNPLRSTSQLQLARDVRDAELRVFDMLGREIFSRQQTDAHAGASFTLVREAFPQSGAYLLLLRSGRRIETRMIIVE; this is translated from the coding sequence CTGCCGCGCTGTCGGGGCAGATTGTGCTGGAATGGCAGCATCCTGCGCCGCAGGGGAATATGCTGCTGTCGATGCAGAGTTCTCCGTCCGGCGTTGTGATTGCGACAGGACGGTACGGGACGGTGCTGCGGTCGACGGATGCCGGTCAGAGCTGGCGGAATACGATGTACGGATTGACGGACGATGTGATCAGCGCGGATGTATCACGGGATGATCACTTCTGGTGCGTGGCGGACAACGGGATTCTGCTGGAGAGCACGGATGGGGGACTGTTCTGGAAGGACAGGCAGTCCATCACCACCATGGGACTCAACGACATCGCCCAGGTGGGTGCGCAGACGGTGGTGGCCTGCGGCGACGGCGGCACCATCATTCGTTCAACGGATGATGGTGCGACGTGGAACACGGTGTTCTCGGGTGTCAATGTTTTCCTGAATGCAATCACATTTGCTGATGAAAGTCACGGCTGGATCGTCGGCGAATCCGGCACCGCGCTGTTTTCCTCCGATGCCGGTGCCAGCTGGGAAAGCCGGAAAATCAATCCCCCGGAAGATCTGTTCGACATTGTCTTCTCTGACGCTTCCAATGGCTGGATCTGCGGCACGCGTGGCAGTGTGTACCATACCGTGAACGGTGGCTTTCGCTGGGAGAAACAGCAGACGGGCGTATCGCGGCATCTGAACGGGATTCATCTGCTTCCTCCTTCCGAGCTGTATATCGGCGGGGACGGCGGGACGCTGCTGCGGACGTCGGACAGCGGGGTGAACTGGACGCAGCTTCCCGTGCTGCTGCCGGAATCGGTTATCGAAGGTGTCACCTCGGCCTCAGGAACGCTGCTGGCGGGCGGAGAATTCGGACATATGCTGCGCTGCACGGATGGCGGATTCTCCTGGTCTGTCATGAACCCGGAAACCCGCAGATCGGCGAACTGGACCAGCTTCGCGACGGAAAACGACGGATGGTGCTTCGGGGAGTATGGTATGATCATCCATACATCAGATGGCGGCGCATCCTGGCGCGAAGAAACGGCGCTGCTCGGCAACAGTCTCTACGGTGGGAAAGCCGTGTCGGCCGCCGAAGCATGGTGCGTAGGCGAAGCGGGTGTGATACTGCATACGTCGGACGGCGGGAACACATGGACGCAGCAGGAAAACGCGTTCACCAACATCCTGCTGGCTGTGGATTTTGTGTCCCCCTCCGTCGGCTGGGCCGTCGGGGAACTGGGGATCGTGCTCAAAACAACGGACGGTGGCTCCAGCTGGGTGCGGCAGGAAAGCGGAACGCAGGATTATCTTTTCGGCCTCGATGCGGTTTCCGAACAGCATGTCGTCGTGGCTGCGGATGGAGGACGATTGCACACAACTTTTGATGGCGGATCGGACTGGAGCATGCAGCAATCCCCCGTGCAGAGTACGCTGTACTGGCCGAGCTTCGTATCCGATGCGGAGGGCTGGGTCGTAGGTGAAGTCGGCACGATTCTGCATACGACGGATGCCGGTGCGAGCTGGACGAAGCAGAACAGCGGGGTAAGCACCGCTGTGTACGTCGTCAGCACTCCCACGCGCAACGCCCTGTGGGCCATCGGGGATGATGGACTGGTGCTGCAGAGCACTGATGCCGGGGCGAACTGGATACGTCACTACGCAAGGACGGGATACGACCTTTTCGGACTCGATTTCATCTCTCCGCATCGCGGATGGATTTCAGGGGATTATGCTACGGTGCTGACATGGAATGATGCATCCACCGGAATCAATGATCGTCCAGCCCCCGAAAGCTCGCTTGTGCGCGCACTGTATCCGAATCCCCTTCGGTCGACCTCGCAGCTTCAGCTCGCGCGGGATGTGAGGGACGCGGAATTGCGCGTTTTCGATATGCTGGGAAGAGAGATTTTTTCCCGTCAACAGACGGATGCGCACGCGGGCGCGAGCTTCACGCTCGTGAGGGAAGCCTTTCCGCAGTCCGGCGCCTACCTGCTGCTCCTCCGCAGCGGCAGAAGAATTGAAACACGAATGATCATAGTAGAATAG